In one Arachis duranensis cultivar V14167 chromosome 9, aradu.V14167.gnm2.J7QH, whole genome shotgun sequence genomic region, the following are encoded:
- the LOC107465796 gene encoding uncharacterized protein LOC107465796, which yields MEKEALKPYVPKAPFPQRLKCGAKEKKYSRFLDTFKSLHINIPFIEALQQMPSNIKCMKELLTKKNPLKGGQIVVMTNECSALIQKNLPTKKKDPGSFHIPCAIGDTMIDRGFCDLEASINLMPLSLMTKLQINELKSTNITLQQADKTQKQARRVVENVLVKVGRYFLPTDFVVLEMEESCLHPIILGRPFLATARALIDVEQGELILRIHDEQLMFHVFKPSHESEQDNKDLKDDHKEAFLEETSSESQAEPLKTSLVKKQEVQVVQ from the coding sequence ATGGAGAAGGAAGCCTTGAAACCATATGTGCCAAAAGCACCATTCCCTCAAAGGCTCAAATGTGGTGCTAAAGAGAAGAAGTATTCTAGGTTTCTAGACACATTTAAGTCTCTTCATATCAATATTCCATTCATTGAAGCCCTCCAACAAATGCCCTCAAATATCAAATGCATGAAGGAGTTGCTAACCAAGAAGAATCCCTTAAAGGGTGGGCAGATAGTAGTGATGACTAACGAGTGCAGTGCCCTCATCCAGAAGAATTTGcccacaaagaagaaggacccagggagttttcacatccctTGTGCTATAGGGGATACAATGATTGATAGAGGGTTTTGTGATCTTGAAGCGAGCATAAATTTAATGCCCCTGTCTCTCATGACGAAGCTGCAAATCAATGAGTTGAAGTCCACAAACATAACCCTTCAACAGGCTGACAAAACCCAGAAACAAGCACGAagagtggttgaaaatgtgctggTGAAGGTAGGGAGGTACTTTCTCCCTACAGACTTTGTTGTTCTTGAGATGGAAGAAagctgtcttcatccaatcattctggGGAGACCATTCTTGGCCACagctagagcactcatagatgttgAGCAAGGGGAGTTGAtattgagaatacatgatgaacaaCTCATGTTTCATGTCTTCAAGCCCTCACATGAATCTGAACAAGATAACAAAGACCTGAAGGATGATCATAAGGAAGCATTCTTGGAGGAAACAAGCAGTGAATCACAAGCAGAGCCTCTGAAGACATCCTTGGTGAAAAAACAAGAAGTCCAAGTGGTACAATAA